The Catharus ustulatus isolate bCatUst1 chromosome 25, bCatUst1.pri.v2, whole genome shotgun sequence genome contains the following window.
CTGTGTGCTCCCCCTGGGGCCCCCAGACGAGTGTCACCCGTTACCTCAGCCTGCAGAGCACCTGacccagcagaggctgcagcccctccctgtgGCCTCGGACACAGCCAGGACCCCCTGGTCCGTCCCCACGCTGATTCTGGGGAGGTCGTGTGTCACCCCCAACACTGCTGTCACTCTGGCCCTGCCGGCggctcccagtgttcccaatAAAGCTTCCCAGTTAGACCCAGTTCAGTTCAATGCTGGGGCGGACTGGGGAGGGACTTGGGGGGACCCCGCGGGGGGATCGTGATTGGGCGGGAGGGTGGGGTCCAGGTGGGGAACACTGGGTGCTGCGGGTCTGCCCGGCAACCGGTGAGtcatcagagctgctctctctgaTTGGCTGAATCTTCTTCATCGCATTGTCTGATTGGCTGAGGAGAGGCCCGGGAGTtgagagcaggaacaggagagaTCCCGCCCCGAGCACCGAACGGGAACAacagacccagcctgggcacgGGGAGGGAATTTATTACCAACCAAATCACAGCAGGACACGGAGAACGGAGAGAAATTTCTAAAAACCCTTCCCCTTCATCCAACAGGGACCACCAGGAGCACGGatcaccagggctctgcccaaCGGGGGTCACTGGGGATCATCCAACACCGATCCTCCCAtggaggatggagctggagcagagcacgaAGCTCTTCCTACACTCGGGGCACTCTCAGGGTTTCCCTTAGTGGTGCGTCCGTTGGTGTTGGGTCAAGGCTGAGCTCGTggagaagctcttcccacactcaggacactcgtagggcctctccccgGTGTGGATTCGCCGGTGGACATTGAGGCTGGAGTTGTGTTGGAATCCCTTCCCGCAGTCAGGGCAGCGGAAAGGCCTCTCCTCTCTGTGAATCCGCTCATGTACGAGGAGAGTGGAGCGTCTCTGAAACCTCTTCCCACACACAGGACACTCATAGGGCCTCTCCCCGGTGTGAGTTTGCTCGTGGTCTCTCAGGTCAGACCTCCACCCAAAGCTCTTCCCAAATTCCAAGCAGGTGTAGGGGCCGTTCCCCTGTGTGACTCACCTGGTGCCGGTTCAGGTTGGAGCTCTGgctgaagctcttcccacattcCCCACACTCATACGGCTTTTCCCCAGCGTGGATACTCCGGCGCCGGAATAGGTGGGAGCTCTGCCTGAAACCCTTACCACATTCCAAGCACTTGTGGGGCTTCTCCCCTCCAGGAGGCTTCTccaccagctctgagctctgcctggatctCCGGCCGCCTTCCCGGCTCAGGGAGGgtctttcctcctcacagctccctgggctgggtttgcagCCTCTCCTCATGAGGGATCTCTGgggcttttcctcctccatccaCGCACAGACTGGGAATGGAAATCCTGGATTGGGGAAAGAATAAGAGGAGAGGGCCTTCAGCTGGGGGTTCCTCCTTGCCCAAGCTCATCCCAGGAAATCATTGGGCATCGCGTGTCTGTAAGGACCACCAAACACTGAGATTGAgccaaaaaattctccaaacaTCAAGACACAGATACAAACCTCCCAAACATCAAGATTTAGCCAAAACCCCCTCCAAAATACAATCAGGCAACGCAGAACACCAACACGAGAACGTTTATCCCTGTAAAGCTCAGAAACACCAAGATTCAGCCCTCTGAAAATGGTGGATCCCCCTCTACAGTCACCTTCCTGGGGCTGAGGGTGAGGTCGCACACATCAAGAGGGGTGGAACCTTGCGCTACCTCGTTTCTGCTCCTCCTATgcctcctgtgtccctgctcctcctctcatTCCTCACACTCCTACTATTCCTCTTCATCCCTCACGACCTCACATTCTCCTGCCACGTTCATCCTTTGACCATTTTGTTCTTCAaccctgcttctccttcccttcgtcctgctgcccccaggccCAGCACCCAGTGCCGGCTCCCtcttccccccaaacccacagcatcccagccgaggggcagggatggagctggggcagctcggcctggggcagcgctgggctctCGGCCGCTCCCGCCCGCACTCGGTCCCCACTGCAGCCGCTCCCGCCACCACAGCGCGGGGGGGCCCGGCCTTGGCGCTGCccccctcccacctccccaaattcccctggcGGGGGGCGCTGGGGCCCGGGGGGCGCAGGTGGGGTCCAGGTGGGGAACGCTGGGAGCTGCGGGTCTGCCTGGACACTGCTGAGTCATCAGCGCCGCGCGCTCTCATTGGCTGAGCGCTGCCCCAGGGGCGGGGCTGCACCAAGGGGGGACACCCTGCTCCAGGGGGGATGGCCCCGAAACGGGGGACCCCCATGGGAGGAACAACAGCAAAGGGTCTGTACAAACAGATACCATTCGGAGATAGGGCCAGGGACGGGTACATAAGGAAGTGACAGCAGAAGCCATCAGTTTCACAAAATTGACCACACAGACTGCTGCCCAGCCAAGGTTCTGCTAAATTCATGAACTTACAGAAGAAGAACAAAGACTTAACAGAGCCATGAATATTATTAGCTATACAAAAGTGGGGTGCATATTAAGGGGGGGATGCAGTAGGTGGATTGGGAACTCTGTACCGCTCAAGTACttcagccaatggggaaagggagagggagctgtggctgggaaaactgggatgaaaaggaggctgtgtcc
Protein-coding sequences here:
- the LOC117007149 gene encoding LOW QUALITY PROTEIN: gastrula zinc finger protein XlCGF49.1-like (The sequence of the model RefSeq protein was modified relative to this genomic sequence to represent the inferred CDS: deleted 1 base in 1 codon; substituted 2 bases at 2 genomic stop codons); its protein translation is MEEEKPQRSLMRRGCKPSPGSCEEERPSLSREGGRRSRQSSELVEKPPGGEKPHKCLECGKGFRQSSHLFRRRSIHAGEKPYECGECGKSFSQSSNLNRHQVSHTGERPYTCLEFGKSFGWRSDLRDHEQTHTGERPYECPVCGKRFQRRSTLLVHERIHREERPFRCPDCGKGFQHNSSLNVHRRIHTGERPYECPECGKSFSTSSALTQHQRTHHXGKPXECPECRKSFVLCSSSILHGRIGVG